Below is a genomic region from Laspinema palackyanum D2c.
TAAATTTCCGCCGGGGTAGCTGGTTGCAAAATTGTCTCCCCGATCGGGAGTTCTACGAGATTCCCCGCTTCTGGAGTATGTAAATGATAACGGTTGCGGAGTTCATCTAAGTTGGTTAAGTCCGCTAGATAGGCAGGGGAACCGTGGATAAAGACGACGTGCTGGGGATGTAAGTTATGAATGAGTTGAGTGGTGCTATTGCCGTCACAATGTTGGGCGAGGAGATAGGTTTCTAGGGTAAAGCGGGACTTGGGGAGATGGGCAAATAACGAATCTGGGTTATAGCGCTGAGGTTGTCCAGGATATTCGGGAAGCAAAATCAACCAGGGTTGGCGATCGCCTCCCTCAAAATTTTTAAGATTGCTATTTAATTCCGTAAGCAGGACACAAGGACCGTTTGCCAGTTCCGAATGGTGTTCGGGGAATAAGCGACGCACCCTCGGACGGATTCGTTCGTCCCAAAATAGGGGTTGATGGCGGGCAAAGTTTTGGACTGAGGCGGGGAGTTGAGGGAGGAGTTCTAAATAAATATCACAAGCATCGGCAACGGTTCCCTCGACCCAAATATCCAAGTCTCGCCCGGTGAATTGGTGATGACTCCGTAGAAGCATCAGGATTTCTTGACCTAAACCAACCGTAGGGGTAGGAAGCAGGACGGATTGACCCTGGGCGATCGCCCGTTCGATGCGTTCAGCGAGTTGGTTTTCCTGCGATCGGCGATGAGGAAACCGCGAGGTCCCATAACTGCCTTCGACAATCAGCACATCTGGATCTAATCCCCTCAGTTCATCTAAGGGCAATCCTTCCACTAAGCGAGAATTGGAGAGGAAAAAATCTCCGGTATAAAGCAGGGTATAGGGTCGGGGCGGTTGAGGCGATCGCCCGGAGGGGGTGGGGGTATAGCTCAATAAAATAGCCGCTGCCCCTGGGAGATGTCCAGCGGGAAATAATTCAGCGGTCAATCCATCCAGAAATTCAACCGGGGTGCGCCAGGGTAAGGCTTGACAAAATCTTAAGCGATCGCGTTCTCCCTCGGGCCAGTTCAGGGGAAGTAGTTCCGTGGTGACTTCGCTGGCATAAATCGGTAATTGGGGAAAGGCTTGATGCAGGGACCATAAACCCCGGGCATGATCAGCATGAGCATGAGAAACCAGCACTAAATCTGCCGGTAAGGAGCCAGGGCCACTGCCTTTGTTCTCCAAACCCGCTTGCAAGGGTGAGATATCTCTGATGCCACAGTCGAGGAGGATGCGATAGGGTCCCATCCGCACCTGTAAGGAGACTCCCTCATCTCCATGACCGACACTATAGGGTAAACATTCAAGCTGATCCATTTACGCTGAGCATACCTGAACATC
It encodes:
- a CDS encoding MBL fold metallo-hydrolase, which produces MDQLECLPYSVGHGDEGVSLQVRMGPYRILLDCGIRDISPLQAGLENKGSGPGSLPADLVLVSHAHADHARGLWSLHQAFPQLPIYASEVTTELLPLNWPEGERDRLRFCQALPWRTPVEFLDGLTAELFPAGHLPGAAAILLSYTPTPSGRSPQPPRPYTLLYTGDFFLSNSRLVEGLPLDELRGLDPDVLIVEGSYGTSRFPHRRSQENQLAERIERAIAQGQSVLLPTPTVGLGQEILMLLRSHHQFTGRDLDIWVEGTVADACDIYLELLPQLPASVQNFARHQPLFWDERIRPRVRRLFPEHHSELANGPCVLLTELNSNLKNFEGGDRQPWLILLPEYPGQPQRYNPDSLFAHLPKSRFTLETYLLAQHCDGNSTTQLIHNLHPQHVVFIHGSPAYLADLTNLDELRNRYHLHTPEAGNLVELPIGETILQPATPAEIYPGELTEHQSSVTLSLSQTLALDPRWQKFSDTGLIEARWQGEELVVRGVSQRELLSQGSAARVSANIECCGNCRYYRGQRCWNQVSPLFGFKVTPDGYCPAFEAALVPPVAPPDA